The region GAAGGCGCTGACATGCGCGTTCTTGGGCAGCGCCTCCTTCTCGGTCCGCGCCATGATCAGCGCGACGTCGGCATGGGGTGCGTTGGTGATGTAGCGCTTGGAGCCGTTGAGGATCCAGCCATTGCCGTCGGGATCGCGCTTGGCGGTCGTCTGCATTGCCGCGCTGTCCGATCCGCTGCCCGGCTCGGTCAGGCCGAAGCACGCGATTTCGCCGCTGGCGATGCGCGGCCACCACTCGGCCTTCTGCGCGTCCGTGCCGCCGTTCTTGATCGCCGAATTGAACATGCCGACATTGATCGAGAAGATCGAGCGGAAGGCGGGCGCGGCATAGGCCATCGTCTTCACTGTCTGCGCATATTGCGTCACGCTGAGTCCCGCGCCGCCATATTCCTCGGGCACGGTCAGGCCGAACAGGCCCATGTCCTTCATTTCATCGACGATGTCGGCAGGGATCTTGTCGTTCGCGATCACATCCTTCTCGGCCGGAATCAGCCGTTCGCGCACATAGCGCTGCAACTGCTCGTGAAACTGCTCGAAAGTGTCTGCATCCATTCCCGACATTGTGATCCTTTAGCGTTCGCGTGTTCGCCAGATAGGCTGGGGACGCCGGACGAAGCCGCATGCTCCGCCCGGCGGGAGCCTCAGTTCTCTTCTTGCGAGCCTTCGATCTCGGCCATGATGTCGGCGGCGGCAGCTTCGGCCGCGGCGGCATCGTCCTCGACCGAGCGACGCACTTCCTCGGCCCGATCTTCGGCGGTCTGGGTTTCGACCGGCGGGGGCGGCGGGGCCGCAGTATCGACGGTGTCGTCCTCGAGCGGTTCGTCGGTCACGTCTTCCAGCGCTTCGTCGGCAACGATCTCGACATCCTCGGCGACCACTTCGTCGCTGGCATCGTCGGAATCGCCGCAGGCCGAAAGCGCGAGAGCGCTTGCGCCGACCAGCCCCATGCGAATCATGAATTTCATCTGCCCATCCTCCATTGGAAATGTCTCGCGCGATGCGGCGTAGCACCTGTTCGCGCTGTGCCAAGCTAAGCAGAGCGGGGCCGCGGAGCAAAGGGAAATGCGAAGCGAGCGGGCCGGAGCGGGGAGCTTTGCGGGCCATGCTTAGCTGCTTGTTAACCACTCGCCTCTAAGCGTAATGCGCATGGCCCAAGCTCGCGAACAGATCCCCGCCCATATTGCCAAGCGCCCGTCGCTTGGCCGTCCCTCGATGATTATCGGCGGGCTGATCGCGGCCGCCGCGGTGGCGTCGATGCCGGTCGCGGCGCTGATGGCGCAGCCGGCGTCCGCGCCCTTCGTCGTGGTGGAGACCAATCGCGGCTACGCGACGCTCCAGTCGGCGGTCGACGCGATCGGATCGAGCGAGGGCAGCATCGCCATTCAGCCGGGCACTTATCGCCAGTGCGCGGTGCAGGAGGCGGGGCGCATCGCCTTTCTCGCGACCGAGCCGGGCGAAGTCGAATTCACCGGCACCGCCTGCGAGGGCAAGGCCGCCCTCGTGCTGCGCGGCGACGAGGCCAGCATCTCGGGCCTCATCTTCAGCCGGATCGCCGTCGACGATGGCAACGGCGCGGGCATTCGCCACGAGGCGGGCAAGGTCACGATCGCCAATTCGTGGTTCCGCGACAGCCAGCAGGGCATTCTCACGGCGAACGATTCGATGCTGCGACTGGTGGTCGACCGCTCCACCTTCACGCGGCTCGGCACCTGCGAATATTCGGGCGGGTGCGCGCACTCGATCTATACCGGCGATATCGGCCATTTCCGCGTGACCCGCAGCCGGTTCGAGCAGGGCACCGGCGGGCACTACGTCAAATCGCGCGCCGCGATGGTCGAAATCGCAGCCTCCAGTTTCGACGATTCGGCCGGACGGGGGACCAATTACATGATCGACCTGCCTGCCGGAGCGCGCGGGCAGATCACCAACAACTGGTTCGTGCAGGGGCAGGACAAGGAAAACTACTCGGCCTTCATCGCGGTGGGTGCCGAAGACCAGCTCCACAGCTCCGACGGCCTGACGATCGCGGGCAACGACGCGCGTTTCGTGCCCTCGGTGTCGCGCAACTCCACCTTCGTGGCCGACTGGACCGGCGCGAGCCTGCGGATCACCGACAACCGGCTTGCGGGCGGCCTCCAGCCGTTCGAGCGCCGCTAGGCCACCGGCCTGGCGCTGAAACCCGGCGCGTAGGAGACTTCGCCTTTCGGGCGCGGACCCGAGCCGATCATCCGGACCTGGAAATATCCGGGCAGCGCTCCGGGCAGGACGAGCTCGGGGTCGGCACTGAACCCGAAGCGCGTGTAGTACCCGGGGTCGCCGAGCAGCACGAGGCCGCGCGCGCCGCGCGCCTCAAGCCGCACCAGACTTTCTTCGACGAGCTGCGAGCCGATGCCCGTGCGTTGCCGCGTGGGCATCACCGACACGGGGCCTCCCGCGAACCATCCCGCCGAGCCATCCGAGATCGTGATCGGCGAAATGGCGATATGGCCGACGATCGCCTCGTCTAGATTGGTCGCCACCAGCGACAGCACCAGATCGCCGTCGGCGCGCAGCGAATCGACGATGTCGTGTTCGTTGCCGGACGAATATCCGTCATTTGCAAAGGCGGCGCGGGTCAGTGCGTGGATGGCGGGTGCATCGCCTTCCACTTCATCGCGAATTGTCAGCTTGCGCATTACAGCAGATGACCGGACCGGTCGCGCTTGGTTGCCAGATAGCGTGCGTTGTGCGGATTTGTGCCCGTATCCAAGGGGACCCTTTCGACGATTTCGATACCTTGCCCTTCGAGCGCGGTAAGCTTCGCCGGATTGTTCGTCAGCAGCCGGATACGTGAAATCCCCAGTAGGGAAAGCATCCGTCCCGCAATGGGAAAGTCGCGCGATTCGTCGGGCAGGCCGAGCCGCTGGTTCGCTTCGACCGTGTCGTACCCCTGCTCCTGCAACTGGTAGGCGCGCAGCTTGTTGACCAGCCCGATCCCGCGCCCTTCCTGCCGCAGGTAGAGCACGATCCCATAGCCGCCATGCTCGGCCTCGCGGGCGGATGCGGCGAGCGCGTGATCGAGCTGCGGGCCGCAGTCGCACTTGAGGCTGCCGAAGACGTCGCCGGTGAGGCATTCGGAATGAATCCGCACGAGCGGAACCCGGTCGGCGCTCTGCCGCCCGATGGTGATCGCGGCATGTTCGCGCAGGTCCGCAGGGGAGCGGAAGATAGCTATGTCGGCCTGCTCGGCGACCGAGATCGGCAGGCGCGTGCGCGCCGCGATGCGCAAGGATTCGGGTGCGGCAAAGGCCTCGAGATCGCGCGTGGCGACTTGCACGGGTTCCTCCTCGGGCACGGCGTCGACGAGGAAGGCCGGCAGAATGCCCGCCTGCCGGGCGATCTCGAGCGCGGTCGCGGGCCATGCGCCATCGGGCAGCGCGAGCGCGCGGAACGGGCCCTTCATCGGATTCGCCATGTCGAGTGCGGGATCGGCGACGGCGCGCGCCAGATCGAGCGCGAAGGGCTCCCCACCCTCGATCAGGACCGGCGCATGGGGCAGCGCGGCGGCGCGCTGGTTGGCGAGCTTGAGCGTCTGTGCGCGGGCCGCCGAAATCAGCATCGCATCGCTGCGGATATCGGGCACGGCGACCGTTTCGACCGGGGTCAGCATGGGCCCGCCGTCGCCCGCGTCGACCCGGATCGGCCAGCCGTGCCGCAGCGCGTCGATCGCCTGGGCCAGCGCGCGCGGGTTGCCGGGCGCGGACCCGTTCAGAGTGCAAACTCCGTGGTCAGCGGGACATGGTCCGACGGACGCTCCCAGTTGCGCGCTTCTTCGAGAATGGTGTGCCCGGTCGCCTGCTTCGCGAGCTCGGGGCTGGCCCACATGTGGTCGAGCCGGCGCCCCTTGTCGTTGGTCTGCCAGTTGGGATTGCGATAGCTCCACCAGCTGTAATAGCGCTGAGGCGCGGGCACATGCTCGCGCCCGATATCGGTCCAGCCGTGCGCGTCCATGAAGCGCTGCAGCGCCTCCACCTCGATCGGCGTATGGCTCACCACTTTCAGCAGCTGCTTGTGGCTCCAGACGTCGCTTTCGAGCGGGGCGATGTTGAAATCGCCCACGATCAGCGTCGGTTGGTCCACCTTGTCCGCCCACTGCGCCATCCGCTCGAGGAAATCGAGCTTCTGGCCGAATTTCGGATTCACGTTGCGGTCGGGCACGTCGCCGCCCGCGGGGACGTAGACGTTCTCGATCACCATGCCCTGATGCGCAGGGTCGGTCAGACGCACGCCGACGTGTCGCGCCTCGCCATTATCCTGCCAGTCGTAGCGGGAGATTTCCTCGAACGGCAGGCGGCTGACGGTGGCGACACCGTGATAGCCCTTCTGCCCGTGGATCGCGATATGCTCGTAGCCGAGCTCTCGGAAAGCCTTGGCGGGGAAGGCTTCCTCGACGCATTTGATTTCCTGCAGGCACAGCACGTCGGGTGCGTGGGCGGTGAGGAATTGCTCAACCAGCGGCATGCGCAGGCGGACCGAATTGATGTTCCAGGTAGTGACAGAGACCATGCCCCGGCCCTATCCCGCGCGTCCGCACCCCGCAAGACGGGCGCGACTGGCTGTGTCCACACGCCATTCGCGAGATTGTCTTACACGGCCGCCAAAGGCATGGGATCGCCTAGATCCGCAGTCCGGGAGGAAAGCCTTCATGATCCGATTTACCGCCACCCTTGCGAAGCGCCGCGCCGTAACGCTTGCCGCAATCGCCGCCCTGCCGCTGGGTGCCTGCACGAGCACGACCAACTATTACGGGCCGGAAGATGCCGCACGATCTGCCGCCGCGCCGCAAGCGGGCACCGCGAAGAACGTGATCCTGTTCGTCGGCGACGGCATGGGCATCTCGACCATCACCGCCGCGCGGATCCTCGCCGGACAGCAGCAGGGCCTTGCGGGCGAGGAATACCGGCTGAGCTTCGAAGAGTTCGACAATGTCGCGCTGGTCAAGACCTACAACACCGATGCGCAGGTGCCCGACAGTGCGGGCACGGCGTCCGCCCTCAACACGGGCAGGAAGACGCGCATCGGCGTCATCAACACCGACCCGGACGCCCCGCGGGGCGATTGCGCCGGCGCGCAGGGCCACCTGATGCAGCCGATCGCGCAGGAGGCGCACGAGCGTGGCAAGGCGATCGGCATCGTCAGCACCGCGCGGATCACGCATGCCACCCCCGCCGCCGTCTATGCCAACAGCCCGGACCGCAACTGGGAGGCCGATTCGGACATTCCCGAAAGCCAGCGCGGCCTCGGCTGCAACGACATCGCGCAGCAGCTGGTCGAATTCCCCTTCGACCTCGCACTCGGCGGCGGCTCGCGCGCCTTCTTCGGCGAAGCGAAGGGCGGGGCGCGGCTCAACGCCGATGCCGACCTCCCGGCGCAATGGGCGGCGCGCACGGGCGGGAGCTTCGTGACCGATACGGCCGCCATGCGGCGTGCACCGCTCGATCGGCCGGTGCTCGGGCTCTTTTCCGGCAGCCACATGACCTACGAGCTGGACCGCGAGGAGGACACGAAAGAGCCGACGCTGACCGAGATGACCGCCGAATCGATTCGCCGGCTAGCCGACGATCCCGAGGGGTTCTACCTGATGGTGGAAAGCGGGCGGATCGACCACGGGCACCACGCCGGGCAGGCAGGCTACGCGCTGGAAGAGACGATCGAGTTCGCGCGCGCCATCCAGTACGCGGTCGAGAACACCGATCCGGAGGAAACGCTGATCCTCGTCACCGCAGATCACAGCCATGTCTTCACGATCGCGGGCTATCCGCAGCGCGGCAATCCGATCCTCGGGCTGGTCTATCCGCCCGCCAGCGGCGACGAGGACCATCCGGGCGGCACCGAGGGCCCCTCGCTGGCGGCCGACGGCAAGCCCTACACCACGCTCGGCTATGCCAACGGGCCCGGCGCGGTACAGGGCGAACGCCCGGTGCCCGAAACCGGGGCAAGCGCGCGCCAGCAGGCGCTGATACCGTCGGGATCAGAAACTCATGGGGGCGAGGATGTCGCGCTGTTCGGAACGGGGCCGGGCGCGCAGCGCGTGCGCGGCACGATCGAGCAGAACGTGGTCTACGACATCATGCGCGCCGCCTTCGGCTGGGAGGAGTGAGTCCTTTCCGCTCGCGGTGAATGCGCTAGCGCGCATCACCGCTGCGGGGCACTGCCCTGGATGGCGCCAGACCGGTCCGCCTGCGGATCGCGTCGGCGCCTAGGGCCGATAACAAAGGAAAACCCCCGTGCCGGGGGCATTGGCACGGGGGTTCCTTACGAGCGTTCGTCACGCTTGCGACAAGGCCTGTGGTATGAAGGGGAACCGCGGGGCAACAGGGGGGAAACCCGCTGGTTCTTCAGGCCTTGTGTGATCGAGAATAGGGTGGGTCGCCTTGCCTGCCAATGAACGTAGCCGGCATTCGACCGCACATCTCGGGCATCACTCGACGAACGGTTTACTGGGGCCGACGGGATGCGCGACGCGGATCCTTGTAGGTAAAGCTCGAGTCGCTGACAGAGAGGCCGTAGCGGTGGTTCGACAGCCGCACCGTCGTCCGGTTGTTCTGCGCATCGAGCGCGACCCAGTTGGTCAGTTGCCAGCCTGCCGGCGCGTTCGCATTGCGCACGAAGATCAGCGTGATGGTGCCGTATTCTGGCTTGTTCGGATCGCGCACCTCGACCGACAGGACGTCCGGGTTGCCGGTGCTGACCAGCTTCCCGTATTTCTTCACGTCGCGATTGGGATCGAGCAGCGCGCCCAGCGGCGAATTGCCGATCGGCCAGCGCTGCACCTGGTTGACCTCGTAGTCGATCATGGTGAGCGACTTGCCGTTGGACACGACCAGCAGCGGCACGCCCTTGGCGTATTCGAAGCGGATCTTGCCCGGACGCTTGAGCGTCATCACCCCGCTCACGGTCTGCCCGGCGCGGTCGGTCTGGGTGAAATTGGCGCGCATCGTGGAGATGCCGCGCAGTGCGCTCACCGCATTGTCCAGCTTGTCGGACTGGGCCACCGCAGCCGTGGGCAGGGCGACGGTCGCAACCGGCGCTGCACCCAGCATCGCAAGAGTGGCAAGCCCGGCGAGCGGGCGGCGAAGCATATCTTTCATGGTCGTCATGACGGCCTCCGTACAGGTCTCGGAGTGAACCGCGCGTGAGCGGCGCCGGTTCCGCGCCGCAAGCTTTTAAAAGCCGACCTTACTTGATCTTGGCTTCCTTGAACTCGACGTGCTTGCGCACGACGGGGTCGTATTTGCGGAAGGTCATCTTCTCGGTGATGTTCCGAGGATTCTTCTTGGTCACGTAGTAGAAGCCGGTGTCCGCAGTCGACACGAGCTTGATCTTGACGGTTGCGGGCTTCGCCATAACTCAATCCTGCCAGTTCAAGGGCCCGGCCATCGGTGCTTCGCCCCGACGGGGCTTCGCGATGTGCATCGGGTAAAAAAACAATAGGCGGCGCACGCGGCACCGCCCGATTGCACGCGCTATTGGCGGCGAGGGCGTGAAAAGTCAAGCTGCGAGTGGCGCTGCCGGCCGCCTACCAATCCTGGCGCGTGGGCTTGGAACGCTTGGCCTTGATATCGCCGCGCGCTTTCTTGGACTTGAGGCGCTTTGCCTTGCCCACGCGGTTGAGCCGGGTCTTCGCGCGCGTCTTGGGCCGGCGGTGCGCCTCGCGCAGCAATTCCTCCAGCTTCTCGCGCGCCAGCCCCCGATTCGCGTCCTGCGTGCGGTGCTCGCGCGCCACGATCAGGATGTCGCCGCTGTCGGTCAGGCGGCTGCCCGCAACCTCGCCCAGCCGGCGGAAGGCGAAGGGGGAGAGGCGCAGCTTGTAGGCATTGACCCGCAGCTGGACTTCGGTGGCGACCTTGTTGGCATTCTGCCCGCCGGGGCCCGAGCCTGCCACGAACCGCTCCTCCGCCAGAGTGTGTGCGCGTGCGATGACGTCGTCGATCATCGCGGTCCGATCACGATTCGCTAAATCCCAGCGCGGCGAAATCGGCCGGAAGCGGGCTGGTCGCGGCAATATCGGTCTTGCCCTCGCGCGCGACGGTGATGGCGCTGGCATGCAGCATGGTGCGCGGTGCGCCCGCCTTGCTGCCGTAGACCGGGTCGCCGAGCAGCGCGTGGCCGATCCCGCTGGCGGCATGGACACGAATCTGGTGCGTGCGCCCGGTCGCGGGATGGAATTCGACGAGCGTGTACCCGCCCTGCGTGGCGATCACCTTCCAGTCGGTGAGCGAGGGCTTGCCCTTCTTCGCGGGGATCATCCGCCAGCCTTTCTCGGCGCTGCTGATCTTGGCGAGCGACAGTTCGACCCGCCCCTCCTGCTCGGCGGGAATGCCCGCCAGCACGCCGTGGTAGACCTTGGTCACCGCCTGCGCCTCGAACGCGGCGGCGAAGCGCTTGTGCGCCTTGGGATTGCGGGCGAGCAGCAGGCAGCCGCTGGTGTCTGTGTCGAGCCGGTGGACCGCGCTGGGCGGACGCTGGAAGCCGAGCTTGAGCTGTTCGAGATGGTCCTCGAGGCACTCGCCGCCCCGGCGCGGGCGGTCGATCGGCAGGCCGGCAGGCTTGTCGATCACCAGCGCTTCGCCGTCTTCGTAGAGGATGGGAATGTTCATACCAGTTGTGCCTGCATCAATCCGCGCAGCGCGTTTCCGATCCAGAAACCGTTTTCCAGATCGCCCAGCGTGACTTGGCCTTCGACCGCGCGGCCTTCGGCAATCAGCGAATCGCGCAGCACGCCGGGCAGCAGGCCGAGCGCGAGCGGCGGCGTGACCAGCGTGCCGTCACGCTCCACGAACACGCTCGTCCAGCTGCCTTCGGTCACCAGCCCGTCGTCGCGCACCAGCAGCGCCTCGTGCGCGTCCAGCTCGTGCGCGGCGGCGAGAGCGTCGGCGTAGAAGCCGCGATCGGTCGTCTTGTGCCGCAGCCGCCAGTCGCCGGGCGCGACGGGCAGGGGCAGGGCGATGCAATCGAGCGGCGCCGTGGGCGTGGCGGGCAGCGGGGCGACCTCGATCGCCGTGGTGCCCGAGCGTGCGCAGACCAGGCGCACGCGCGCGGGGTCGGACAATTCGAAGCACAGCGCCTGGATCTGGTTGCGCGCGGCATGGCGGTCGAACGCAAAGCCCAGTTCGTGCGCGCTGGAGGAAAGGCGCGCGAGGTGCCCTTCGAGCAGCGGGATGCCCTCTTCGGGGTCGAAGCGCATGGTCTCGATCAGGTCGAAGGCGGGGGCGCGGCATTCCGGCCCGCTCGCCCGCGCAAAGCCCGCCTTGATCTGTGCCTCGCGCCATTCGGCCAGCGGTTCGCTGTCGGCCACGATCCCCGCGCCGACACCCAGCACGGCGGTGCCGTGGCCATTCTCGGTCGGGGTGATGCGCAAGGTCCGGATCGCGACGTTGAAGCTGGCCGTGCCGTCGGCGCCATAGGCCCCGATCGCGCCACAATAGGCTCCGCGCGCGTCACGCTCGAGCCGGTCGATCAGCTCCATCGCGCGGATCTTGGGCGCGCCGGTGATGGAGCCGCAGGGGAACAGCGCCGTCACGATATCGCGCAGGCCCGCATCGTCGCGCAGGTCGGCGCGCACCGTGCTCACCATCTGGTGGACCGTGGGGAAGGACTGGACGGCGAAAGGCTCTTCCACCCGCACCGACCCGGCTTTCGCGACGCGCGACAGATCGTTGCGCATCAGGTCGACGATCATCAGGTTCTCGGCGCGATCTTTCTCCGATTCCGCCAGCTCCTGCGCCGCCTTGCGGTCCTCCGCCGGGTCGGCATGGCGCGGGCGGGTGCCCTTCATCGGGCGCGCGGTGAGGCGGCCGTCGGCGGCTTCGAAGAACAGTTCGGGCGAGAGGCTGACGAGCGCATGGCTGCCGTCCCACACCACGCCGCCGTGCCCCGCATCGGACGCCTTGCGCAACTCGCGGTAGAGCGCCAGCGGGTCGCCGCGGCACGCGCCCGTCAGTGGCAGCGTGAGATTGGCCTGGTAGAGGTCGCCTGCCGCGATCGCCTCCTGCAACTGCGCAAAGCGCGCCTGCCACTCGCCGATCGTGATCGCAGGCTCCAGCGGCCCGAGGCTCGCCGTGCCGGGCGCGCGCTCCGCCAGCCAGGCATCGACCTCGCCCGCAGGGATCGCACGCTCCGATTCGAACAGCCCGAGCCACACGAGCGGGCCCGCCGCGCCGGTGCGGCCATCGGCGAGCGGGCGCAGCTTGGGTTCGAGCGCGAGGCCCGCCTCGTAGGCGAGATAGCCCGCCAGCACGCCGCCGCTTTCGGCCTGCGCGGCCTCGGCCTGCGCCAGCACGTCCTCGACCTCGTCCGGCCGCAGCGCGCGGAAGACCTTCAAAGGGTCCTCGAACAGGCGCGCGCCACCCGTCGCGCCGCCATGTTGGGCGGGGCGCGCATCGTCGAGCAGGATGAAGGGAGCCGCTGTCGCCATCGCATTCCCGCTCTATCGAAAGGGCAGCGAATTGGAACCACCTTGACGCTCCGCCGCACGCTCGCGCAGACCATCTGGCGACTGGCAAGGGAGGGTTCGGCGGTGAGCGCGTTATTTCTGGGTCGCAACGAAGCGGGCGAGGCGCAGGAACTGCTGCTGAGCCGCGCCAATCGCCACGGGCTGATCGCCGGGGCGACGGGTACGGGCAAGACCGTGACGCTGCAGGGCCTCGCCGAAAGCTTCTCCGCCGCCGGGGTCCCCGTCTTCCTCGCCGATGTGAAGGGCGATCTCGCCGGTCTCGCGGTTCCGGGTTCCTCCACCTTCAAGCATGCCGACAAGATCGAAGGCCGGGCGAAGGCGCTGGGCATGGACGATTTTGCCTATGCCGATTTTCCGGTCGTCTTCTGGGACCTGTTCGGCAAGCAGGGCCACCCGGTGCGCACGACCGTGTCCGAAATGGGCCCGCTGCTGCTCGCGCGGCTGCTCGACCTCAACGAGACGCAGGAAGGCGTGCTGCAGATCGTCTTCCGCTATGCCGACGAGAACGGCCTGCTGCTGCTCGATTTCGCGGACCTGCGCAGCATGCTCGCCTTCGCGGCGGACAATACGGGCACCGTCTCGGGCGAATATGGCCGGATCACCAAGGCTTCCATCGGCGCGATCCAGCGCGCGCTGCTGACCTTCGAGAGCGAGGGGGCGGACCGCTTCTTCGGCGAGCCTGCGCTGGAGGTGGACGACCTGTTCCGCGTGGATGCGAAGGGGCGAGGGTTCATCAACATCCTCGCCGCCGACACACTGATGCGCAGCCCCAAGCTCTACGCGACCTACCTGTTCTGGCTGCTCGGCGAATTGTTCGAAACGCTCCCCGAAGTCGGCGACCCGGACAAGCCGAAGCTGGTGTTCTTCTTCGACGAGGCGCACCTGCTGTTCGACGATACGCCCAAGGCGTTCCAGGACACGATCGAGACGGTGGTGCGCCTGATCCGGTCGAAGGGCGTGGGCGTGTTTTTCGTGACGCAGAACCCGGTCGACATTCCCGAGGAGATCGCGGGCCAGATCGGCAACCGCATCCAGCATGCGCTGCGGGCCTTCACGCCCAAGGATGCGCGCGCGATCAAGGCGGCGGCGCAGACCTATCGCACCAATTCCGATCTCGACGTGGCCGAGGCGATCACGCAGCTCAAGGTGGGCGAGGCGCTGGTCTCCACGCTGGACGAGGACGGCGCGCCCTCGGTGGTCGAGCGCACGCTGATCAGGCCGGCGCAAAGCCGCCTCGGCCCGCTGTCGCCGGGCGAACGCGCGGTGATCCTCGGCGCCAGCCCGCTGGCGGGCAAGTACGATCACGCGGTCGATCGCGAGAGCGCAGCCGAGGCGATCGCGCAGAAGATCGCCGACGCGGCCGAGACTGCGCAGGAGGTCGAGGAGAAGGGCGAGGCGGAGGTCGCCAAGCGTGCGCGCAAGAGCACCAGCATCTGGGGCAAGGCGATATCGCGCGGCAGCAAGGTCGCCGCGGGCTCCGCCGCGGGGATGGCGGCGCGCAAGGTGCTGGGCAAGCGATCGCGCGCCAACCCGGTGGCCTCGGGTGTCACCTCGGCAGCCGGTTCGATCGCCACCGATCTTGCAGGGCCGGTCGTCGGCAGTTTCGTGCGCAATCTCGTCGGCGGGCTGATGCGTTAGGGTGGCTGGGGCCGGATCCCGGCAACGCGACGCGCCGCGATCGATCTCGTCCCCGTTCGTGCTGAGCTTGTCGAAGTGCGGGTAGGGACGCTCTTGCGCATTCACCCTTCGACAGGCTCAGGACGAGCGGAGTGGTTTATATCCGCCGGTCGAAAGACGTCGAAGCACTACCCTCGCAAAGGAAACCGCATCTCGGCGCGCAACCCGCCTTCGGGCCGGTTGGTGAGTACCAGATCGCCGCGATGTTCGCGCATGATCGCGCGGGTAATGGTGAGGCCGAGGCCCGCGCCGCCCGTTTCGCGATTGCGGCTGGCCTCGCCGCGCTGGAAGGGTTCGAGCATGGCGGCGACCTTCCCGGGCGCGATGCCCGGCCCCTCGTCCTCGACCGCGATCACCGCGACATCGCCCTCGCGCGCGACCGAGACCATCGCCGTGCCGCCATAGCGCAGCGCGTTCTCGATCAGGTTGCGAAGGACGCGGCGCATCCAGGTGACCTGCACCGGGGCGACCACCCGCTGGGTCCCGGCGATCGTCACCGGTCGCCCCATATCCTCGAACTCCTCGACGACCGCCTCGACCAGCGCGGCAAGCTGGGTCGCTTCGGGCGGTTCCTTCGCCCGGCCGATCCGCGCGAGCGAGAGAATGTCGTCGAGCGATCGGCGTAGGTCCTCGATCACTTCGGCCATCCGCGCGCGCTGGGTCTCGTCGGGCACGCTCTCGATCCGCACCCGCAGCGCGGCGAGCGGGGTCTTGAGATCGTGCCCGATCGCGCCGAGCATCACGTCCTTCTCGTCCAGCAGCGCCGCGATCCGCGCCTCCAGCAGGTTGTGCGCCACGATCAGGCGGCTGACATCCGCCGGGCCCTCGGGCGGGAGCGGTTCGCCCGCGGTCTGCGTGGTCGCGAAGGTCTCCACCCGGCCGGTCAGGCGGGCGAGCGGGCGCGTGATCCGGCGCAGCACCAGGTAGGTGGCCCCCAGCAGAACGAGGAACAGCAGCACGGTCTGGATCGCGATCAGCTGCAGCGCGCCGGCTTCCATCGGGATACGCGCCGCGCGCGCGACGATCCATTCGTCTTCCCCGGTCCGGCGCAGGCCCGCCACCAGCAGCTCCTGCCGTTCGTCCATCAGGCGTGCGCCCAGGCCCGGGCGGGCGCGGATCACTTCGGCCAGCACCGGATCCTCGGCGAGCGGGCGGACTGCGACCACCAGTTCCTCGACCCCGATGCCCTGCCGCTCGAGAATGGAGCGCAGGCGTTCTTCAATCCCGCGGTCGCGTTCCTCACCGGGCCGCAGGGGAGACTCCGAGGCGACGATGCCGGCCATGCGGCGGGGCAGGCGCGCCCCGCGGCCCTCGCCGATGCGCCCGAATTCGAACCCCCGCCCGCGTGCCTCCTCGCGCATCTCGCGGCGCAGCGCGCGGCGCGCCTCGCGCCCCTCGGGCCCGGTTTCGGCAGTGCGCATGAGAACGAAGGCCGCCGCGTTGGCAGTCGCGAAGTCGCGCCTTTCCTCCACCGACCGGTAGAGCAGGAAGGCGGACACGGCCTGGCCGATCAGCAGCGTGATCGCGATGGCGAGCAGGCTCTGGCCGAGAAGGCTCTTCGGCATTGCGCGGGGTATCATGCGGAGGATGCGCGGGTGACGTCGGCGGCGAAGCGGTATCCGCCGCCGCGCACGGTCTGGATGAAATGCGGATTGCGGCTGTCTTCCTCGATCTTGCGGCGCAGGCGGCTCACCTGGTTGTCGACCGCGCGGTCGAACAGATGCGCCTCGCGCCCTT is a window of Alteriqipengyuania lutimaris DNA encoding:
- a CDS encoding sensor histidine kinase; its protein translation is MPKSLLGQSLLAIAITLLIGQAVSAFLLYRSVEERRDFATANAAAFVLMRTAETGPEGREARRALRREMREEARGRGFEFGRIGEGRGARLPRRMAGIVASESPLRPGEERDRGIEERLRSILERQGIGVEELVVAVRPLAEDPVLAEVIRARPGLGARLMDERQELLVAGLRRTGEDEWIVARAARIPMEAGALQLIAIQTVLLFLVLLGATYLVLRRITRPLARLTGRVETFATTQTAGEPLPPEGPADVSRLIVAHNLLEARIAALLDEKDVMLGAIGHDLKTPLAALRVRIESVPDETQRARMAEVIEDLRRSLDDILSLARIGRAKEPPEATQLAALVEAVVEEFEDMGRPVTIAGTQRVVAPVQVTWMRRVLRNLIENALRYGGTAMVSVAREGDVAVIAVEDEGPGIAPGKVAAMLEPFQRGEASRNRETGGAGLGLTITRAIMREHRGDLVLTNRPEGGLRAEMRFPLRG